The genomic window TGTTAAATACAGTCACTAACTTCAAGTCCCTAACTAATAACTAAATAGCTTGTAATTCGTAATTGATAAGTAGTAAAAAAAATTACGAATTACAAATCAAAAACTACGAATTACGAATTACGAATTACGAACTACCAATGACTTACACTCCTACCAGAACCCTAGCTGATAAAGTTCGCGCTGACTTCCCCATATTGCATCAAGAAATCAACGATAAACCCTTGGTTTATTTAGATAATGCAGCGACATCACAAAAACCCCTGTTCGTCTTAAATGCACTCAGGGATTATTACGAACAATATAACTCCAATGTGCATCGGGGAGCGCATACCCTCAGTGCTAAAGCCACCGATGCTTATGAAGGCGCACGGGATAAAATTGCTAAATTTATTAACGCAGCATCTCGCCAAGAAATCGTCTACACCCGCAACGCCAGCGAAGCCATTAACCTCGTAGCTTATAGCTGGGGAATGAACAATTTAAAAGTTGGGGACGAAATTATTCTGTCGGTGATGGAACACCACAGTAATATTGTCCCTTGGCAATTTGTCGCTCAAAAAACTGGTGCAGTTCTCAAATTTGTGGAATTAACACCAGAACAAACCTTGAATTTAGAACAGTTTAAACAACTGATTACTGAAAAAACTAAATTAGTTTCTATAGTTCATGTTTCTAATACACTGGGTTGTATAAATCCAGTCGCAGAGATTGCGAAGATTGCTCACAGATACGGCGCGAAATTCTTAGTTGATGCTTGTCAAAGTGTGCCTCATATGCCTGTCGATGTCCAACAAATCGACTGTGATTGGTTGGTAGCATCTGGACATAAAATGTGTGCGATGACTGGTATAGGTTTTCTGTATGGTAAGTTGGAATTACTAGAAGCAATGCCACCATTTTTTGGCGGTGGTGAAATGATTGCCGAAGTATATTTAGACCATTCCACCTATGCGGAATTACCCCATAAATTTGAAGCGGGTACACCTGCAATTGGGGAAGCGATCGCCCTGGGTGCAGCCATAGATTATCTTACTAATATAGGTATGGATAAAATCCACGCCTACGAAGCTGAATTAACAGCTTATTTGTTCCAAGAATTAGCGAAAATTCCCCAAGTTACAATCTACGGGCCAAAACCCAATGCTCAAGGGGAAGGTAGAGCCGCTTTAGCAGCATTTACCGTTGAAGGTGTCCACGCTAACGACTTATCTACATTATTAGATCAAGAAGGCGTAGCTATTCGTTCTGGACACCACTGCACTCAACCTTTACACCGTCATATGGGTTTACCAGCCACCGCAAGAGTCAGTTTATCTTTCTACAACACCCGCGAGGAAATTGATGTTTTCATCAAAGCACTCAAAGAAACAATTGACTTTTTTGCTGGTATTTTTGGTTAAAAATACCCTAATCGCAAATCACAGATACCCGACTTCTTGAAGAAGTCGGGTATCTTATTTCTCGCAACTAATTTACTGGAGTTGCTAAAATTTCATACAGTGGCTTTTATTTTGACAGAATAAGTATTTTCATATGCTCATACAGTCAACACCTGCCGAACAAAGAACAGTCTTACAAAACGTTAGCTGGGAAACCTTTGAAGCTTTGTTGAGAGACACAGGGGAGGATAGAGGCTCTAGGTTTGCCTATGACTGTGGCACTTTAGAAATTATAACCCCACTTTTTGAACACGAAAACCCTAAAATTCAGTTTGACCGTTTAATATTTGCTCTAGTTGAGGAATTAGACTTAGAAATAAAAAGTGCTGGCTCTACAACTTTAAAACTCCCATTAGCTAAACGAGGTATAGAACCAGATAACTGTTACTACATCCAAAATGAATTTAGAGTGAGGGGTAAAGAAAAATTAAATTTAGAAACAGATCCGCCGCCTGATTTAGCAATTGAAATTGATATTACTAGTAGTTCAGTGAATAAATTTAATATTTACTCAGCGTTAGGTATTGCTGAATTGTGGAGGTATGACGGGCAAAATTTAAAATTTTATCATTTGGTAGAAGGGCAATATATTGAGCATGAATTTAGTCTTGCCTTTCCTATAGTGTCTGTAAATGATATCAGCAAATTTATTCCCCAAAGTAAAAGCATGGGTGAAATTGCTTTGCTCAAATCATTTCGTGTTTGGGTGCGAGAAAATATGAAATAATGAGTTTAATTATTATTTCAGATATCAAATCGGACTGCTATATCAAATTAAACTATCAGGATCTATTCCTAGTTTTCGCAATTCATCTGCTAATCTTTGAGCGCGTTGTTCAGAGGCAATCGCTCTTTCTTCCGGTGACAAATATCTCACACCTTGGACATCATACCAATACAACCAATCCCTTGTAATTCCTTGATAAGTTCCCTGTTCATAACCAACGGCTAAACCTATCTCTGCCAACCAAACAGGATTTCCCGGTTGCAATACATATTCATTATTTATTAATTTATAAACTTCTAAAGGTGGTTTTTTCCGCCGTTGGGGATTGTAAACAACATAATATAAAACCTCCATCTCAGAGTAAAGTTTCTTTTTGTAAATATATTCTCCCCTGCGTCTGTGAGAAACAACCTCTAAAGTCATCATTGGCATGACTTTTTCTTCCCACAGTACATAACTCAGGCGCAAATTCTCATCAAAAACGCGCTCAACTCCCAAGCTTAAAAAACCATCGGGGACGATTGGTGGCTGTTGGGGATCGTAATAAATTCCCATATCAACCCCGAAAAACCAATCCATCCGGGTTGACCATATCCAAGCTAGGATGGCTTTGAGCAAGCTGGGAATTAGATGTTGTAGTTGATTATCTAGAGGTTCATCGTCAGAATCAGGTAGATCCTCGGCGGAGGGTAAGCAGTGTAATGGGTTGTAATTTAGCATGGTAAGAGCGATCGCCAACTCATAATATTCATCATATCGATCCACCATTCGCGTTTTCTTGCGATAATTCCCAAGGGGGACTCTCTCCCACTGGTTCGACAAAGGGGGACAGATGACACTCAAACGAATATTTTTATTCTTTATACTGACACCGATCGCAGTTTTATTTGCGGCTTCATCTCTATTCGGTACTTTGCAAGAACCGCAGTTTCAAACTCGCTTGGAACTCTATCAAACTAATATTGCTCTCCAAGCGCAAGCTTGGCAAGCAGCAGATAGTCAAGATGATAGCTCCCAGGCGATTCGAGAAGCAATCCTTGGGGATCAACCCCTCGAAAGTGCTACGGAGAAATATCAAGAAACTCGTCAATCTGTGCAGACTAATTTGGTAAAAGTTCAAAGCCAACTTGCACAACTGCGTTCTACAGATGCAATTCCTACACCACCTAAACCACTACCAGAAGTACCTCCCACCATCGATACTTCTCGCTCAGACAAGGTAAAGCAGCTAGAGCAGTCCCAACAAAAAATGCAAAAATTTCTAGCTGAATTAGACTTACAGTTGGGAATTTTACAAGCCAAACAAGGAAAGACAGATACAGCAATCAAAACCTGGAGTGAATTAGAACAGCGATTAGCAACCGACAGTCAACAGTCAACCGTTAGCACTAAAGAAACGGCTGCTGTATTAATTGGACTATGGAGTAATCCCCCGCGTCTGTTACCTGATGCTCAACAACAGATTCAAAATAATTTAACAGGTTGGTTTAGTTCTACAGCTTTGGTTCAACTCTATCAACTCCAACAACGCCAAGCAGCTTTATCAGAAGTGCAAGCAGCACAACAAGATGCGGCGAATCAGGCTGTGTTCAAGTTAGCATTTATTGGTACTGTCCCCGCTCTAACCGCCTTGGTGGGAGTGATTTTATTAATTTCCTTAACTGCTCAACGCTTAATTAAGGGGAAAGAGTCATTATTAGCGCGAAATGGTGATCTACTTTGGACAACACCTTGGGATGGGGAAACCATACTACAAGTTTTTGTCGTCGGCTTTTTCTTCATGGGACAGGTTTTTGTTCCTGCTTTACTCTTAACACTCCCAATTCCGCGTCCCGTTGGGGATGTGCGCCTGCAAGCCGTTTATGTGTTAATTAGTTACATATTAGTGGCTGTGGGTGCGCTATTGGTAATGTATTTCTCCATCAAGCGGTTTTTCCCTCTACCAAGACTCTGGTTTAAATTACAACTACGAGATAATTGGTTTTTGTGGGGATTGGGGGGATATTGCGCCGCTTTACCTATAGTTGTCGTTGTTTCCTTGATTAATCAGCAACTATGGCAAGGACAGGGTGGTAGTAACCCTCTATTGCAACTAGCACTAGAAAGCCAAGATTTTGTAGCACTGGGGATATTTTACGTTACAGCTGCGATCGCAGCTCCTCTGTTTGAAGAAGTCCTATTTCGAGGCTTTTTATTACCGTCTTTAACTAAGTATCTACCCGTATGGGGATCAATTCTCGCCAGTGGTTTGTTATTCGCGATCGCGCACCTGAGTTTATCAGAAGTGCTACCATTGACAGCTTTGGGTATCGTCTTAGGAGTAGTTTACACGCGATCGCGCAACCTACTTGCACCCATGCTACTGCACAGCCTCTGGAATAGCGGCACACTCATCAGTCTGTTTCTCTTGGGTAGCGGTAATTAATCAAACTCGAACTACACGGTTGCTAATCATAAAAATATTTGGTTTTATCTGCCCATAACTAAATTTTTTGGCTATGATGATTAGCTGATATCAAATAATATATCAATTTGATGACAGACATAGAATTTATGAATATATAACCAGTAATACTGTTAAATAGATTACAAAATTTCCAGGTAGATTTTTATTATCATCTGGATAACTCAGTTCGTTCTTACAGTGTTGATTACTATCCTCAAGCACTCCAACCCGGAATTATGTATGGACTAGTTCCGGTGTGATTAATGATCATAGATACAGGTGAATGAAAATAATTTAAACTGCAACCATTCTCTTATACGGAAGGTAGTTAGAGGATTTTTAGCCGGAGTAAACCCTCCCTGAGTATCTGACACAGGTAATTTCCATTAAAGTTATGTTGAAGATTGTGACCGTCTCCGATAAAAATCCGGAGATAACACGGGTATAAGAGTAGAAGGTGCTATGGTAAAGCTACTTTCACCTATTAATTTAAAATTAATTCTTGTGAAAGAGGACTATTTACTCAAAATCTGTAATAATACTGACCTAGTTTATTTCATCAAGATGGTTAATATAGCTTTACTAAATCATTTTTGAGAGCCGAGAACCCTGTAAAGTCTGGCAATTCTTAAAAATGAAGCAGGATTGCTATAGCCATAAATAAACAAGATAATTCCAGTCATAATTCAGATGAACTACTCGGATTTAAATCTTAGTAGCTTATCTATCTACGACTATTAGAACCTAGTTTTACTCACATTTTTATAAGTGTGGGGAAACTTTCTAATACTAACTCAGTCAAAATATGTTTAGTTGATTTAATCACACTAAAAACCTTAGTTTTACACATAATTTCAAGGAGCATAAACCATATGGCAAATCTCAACCCAACTCAAACTCACAAACAACTATTAGCTAGCTATTGTGGGATTATTTTCGGTGGTTTCGGAGTGCATAAATTCATTTTAGGATATGCCCCAGAAGGCTTTATTATGTTAGTTATATCTGTAGTTGGAGGTACTTTTTCCTACGGCATGACTTTGTTAATTATGCAGCTTGTAGGTTTAATTGAAGGCATGATCTACTTAAACAAAACTCCTGAACAATTTGTTGATACTTATATAGTAAATAAACAGCGTTGGTTTTAGAATAGGTCATGGGGAATGAGGCATCAAGAAAATGTTATTTAATAGTGAACAGTAAACAGTAAACAGTTATCAGTCACTGTTCACTGATTTAATACCTAATGTCTAATCTCTAGCTTCTAACTCCTAATGCCTTTCTCATGTTTGTAATTAATGTAACCTGATATGTTTAGCAGCAAGCGTAAGTATCTAACCTGGGTAATATTTGTATTCGTGGGAATTGGCTACGTTAGTGCTATGTCTAACATCGAAGTCCACTATTTCTTGAAGAGTCTGATTATCTTCCTTCCAATTCAGCTTGTAACTTTGATCTACGTGACTTCCCAACGTTGGAGTCGGAGTTAGAAGGGATTAGGGAGTTAAATCAGTGACTGATGACTGATGATGCCTCTTTTCTTCATTAGGGGTGTAAGGGTGTAAGGGTGTAGGGGTTGAAGGTGTTGGAGGGGGATTGAAAAAGAACCCAACACCATTGCCCCAAGGAGCAGGGCTTTTAACCCCAGGGTTAGGTTGGCTGCTCTTTCTTCCCCCTACACCCCTATACCCCTACACCCGCCCCAACGAGGCTTGGTAAATTTAATCTATTTACAATTGAGTCTTAGTTCCAGATTTCGCTACCCTCAAATTAGAGGTGCTTTTATGCAAACGCCAGAATTCTCATAGCGAATCTAAAAACCTGCCATGCAACTTGTCCCGAAAACTCAGCTTGACCTAGAACCGACCCCGACTAGAGAAAAAATTCTGTTAGATGTTGGGGGTATGATGTGTGCTGGTTGTGTGAGTGCAGTAGAACGACAGCTCACCCAATATCCAGGAGTTCAGAGTGCTTGTGTGAATCTGGCTACAGAGGTAGCCGTTGTAGAGTCAGAAACTGGTGCAGTAGACCCAGAACTATTAGCCCAGAAATTGACAGCAGCCGGATTCCCCACTCAACCCCGGAAAACTAGCGACAAAGTAGCAGGCAAATCAACATCAGCAGACCCCACAGAACGACAACGCCGACAAATGCGTACTGCGTGGCAACAGTTGGCGATCGCGGCGGTGCTATTGTTGTTTTCAGGTATAGGACATTTGGGCAATCTCGGCAGCCAAATCTTACCTGTCTTGGATAACATCTGGTTTCATTATGGTTTAGCAACCTTAGCACTATTAATTCCTGGTCGCCCGATTTTAATAGATGGGTGGCTAGGTTGGCGGCGTAATGCACCCAACATGAATACCTTAGTTGGCTTGGGAACTCTCACCGCGTATACAGCCAGCGTTGTAGCATTATTTTTTCCTCAACTCGGTTGGGAGTGTTTCTTTGACGAACCAGTGATGATGCTGGGCTTTATCCTGTTAGGTAGGACATTAGAACAACAAGCCAGGGGTAAAGCCGCCGCCGCATTTAGGAAACTGCTAGCACTTCAACCACAAATAGCGCGATTGATTCCTAACCCAGACACAGAAAAGATAGGACTGGGAAGCAATACCATCGAAATTCCCGCCGAACAAGTAAAAGTTGGGGAATGGGTGCAAGTTTTGCCAGGGGATAAAATTCCTGTGGATGGGGAAGTCCGTTTTGGCCAGACAACAATCAATGAGTCCATGCTGACTGGGGAAGCAGTGCCGGTGATTAAACAACCGGGAGATACAGTCGCCGCAGGCACTATCAACCAATCAGGCGCGATCGCTATCCAAGCCACCCGTACAGGTGCTGACACTACCTTAGCCCACATTGTCGCCTTAGTAGAAGCAGCCCAAACCCGCAAAGCCCCCGTCCAGAAATTAGCCGACACCGTAGCGGGTTACTTTACCTATGGGGTATTAACAGCCTCAGCCTTGACATTTGTCTTTTGGTATGTTTTCGGCACTCATATTTGGCCTGATGTCACTACTACCGGTGGCATAGAAATCATGAGTCACGCCGCACACACAACTCAGCACCAAGCAATCAGCACTCAACACGCTCCACTTCTAATTAGTTTAAAACTAGCGATCGCTGTCATGGTCGTCGCCTGTCCCTGCGCTTTAGGACTCGCCACACCCACAGCCATCTTAGTTGGTACAGGTATCGGTGCAGAACAGGGTCTATTAATCAAAGGTGGCGACGTTTTAGAAAAAGTCCACAAACTCAACACCGTGGTCTTTGATAAAACAGGCACACTCACCACAGGTCATCCGCAAGTTACTGATTGTTTGGTGGTTGGGGACTGGGGACAGATCAATTCAAAATTCAAAATCATGCCCTCGAACGAAGTGAAGGGTCAAAATTCAAAATTAGAAAGCTGCCAGGGATTGGAAACAAGGGAGATTGAGGAAAATAATACCCAATGTCCTATGTCCCATGACTTAATACAACTTGCAGCCGCCGTGGAAAGTGGCACTTATCATCCTTTGGCTAAAGCCATTCAGCAGGAAGCCAAGCGTCTACAGTTAGCGATTCCAGATGCTGTAGACTTCCACACTGAAGCAGGATTGGGTGTATCGGCGGTGGTGAATGGTGAAACGGTACTGTTAGGAAACTGGGAATGGTTGAGTTGGCATGGTGTTGTGATTGATGAGACAGCACAACAGTCAGCTAAAGAGCTAGCAACAGAGGGTAAAACCGTTGTCGGTGTTGCCGTTGCGGGGATTTTGGCGGGTGTGATTGGTGTGCAAGATACCCTCAGAGAAGATGCTCACACC from Nostoc sp. UHCC 0870 includes these protein-coding regions:
- a CDS encoding Uma2 family endonuclease encodes the protein MLNYNPLHCLPSAEDLPDSDDEPLDNQLQHLIPSLLKAILAWIWSTRMDWFFGVDMGIYYDPQQPPIVPDGFLSLGVERVFDENLRLSYVLWEEKVMPMMTLEVVSHRRRGEYIYKKKLYSEMEVLYYVVYNPQRRKKPPLEVYKLINNEYVLQPGNPVWLAEIGLAVGYEQGTYQGITRDWLYWYDVQGVRYLSPEERAIASEQRAQRLADELRKLGIDPDSLI
- a CDS encoding heavy metal translocating P-type ATPase codes for the protein MQLVPKTQLDLEPTPTREKILLDVGGMMCAGCVSAVERQLTQYPGVQSACVNLATEVAVVESETGAVDPELLAQKLTAAGFPTQPRKTSDKVAGKSTSADPTERQRRQMRTAWQQLAIAAVLLLFSGIGHLGNLGSQILPVLDNIWFHYGLATLALLIPGRPILIDGWLGWRRNAPNMNTLVGLGTLTAYTASVVALFFPQLGWECFFDEPVMMLGFILLGRTLEQQARGKAAAAFRKLLALQPQIARLIPNPDTEKIGLGSNTIEIPAEQVKVGEWVQVLPGDKIPVDGEVRFGQTTINESMLTGEAVPVIKQPGDTVAAGTINQSGAIAIQATRTGADTTLAHIVALVEAAQTRKAPVQKLADTVAGYFTYGVLTASALTFVFWYVFGTHIWPDVTTTGGIEIMSHAAHTTQHQAISTQHAPLLISLKLAIAVMVVACPCALGLATPTAILVGTGIGAEQGLLIKGGDVLEKVHKLNTVVFDKTGTLTTGHPQVTDCLVVGDWGQINSKFKIMPSNEVKGQNSKLESCQGLETREIEENNTQCPMSHDLIQLAAAVESGTYHPLAKAIQQEAKRLQLAIPDAVDFHTEAGLGVSAVVNGETVLLGNWEWLSWHGVVIDETAQQSAKELATEGKTVVGVAVAGILAGVIGVQDTLREDAHTTVEQLRQMGLRVMLLSGDRPEAASAIAQKLGIDHTDVLAGIPPSKKAAVIQELQTQSAHHVAMIGDGINDAPALSQADVGIALHSGTDVAMETAQIVLMRDRLSDVVQAICLSRATFNKIRQNLFWAFAYNTIGIPLAAGVLLPNWGFVLSPSGAAALMAFSSVSVVTNSVLLRRLAHH
- a CDS encoding CPBP family intramembrane glutamic endopeptidase; this encodes MTLKRIFLFFILTPIAVLFAASSLFGTLQEPQFQTRLELYQTNIALQAQAWQAADSQDDSSQAIREAILGDQPLESATEKYQETRQSVQTNLVKVQSQLAQLRSTDAIPTPPKPLPEVPPTIDTSRSDKVKQLEQSQQKMQKFLAELDLQLGILQAKQGKTDTAIKTWSELEQRLATDSQQSTVSTKETAAVLIGLWSNPPRLLPDAQQQIQNNLTGWFSSTALVQLYQLQQRQAALSEVQAAQQDAANQAVFKLAFIGTVPALTALVGVILLISLTAQRLIKGKESLLARNGDLLWTTPWDGETILQVFVVGFFFMGQVFVPALLLTLPIPRPVGDVRLQAVYVLISYILVAVGALLVMYFSIKRFFPLPRLWFKLQLRDNWFLWGLGGYCAALPIVVVVSLINQQLWQGQGGSNPLLQLALESQDFVALGIFYVTAAIAAPLFEEVLFRGFLLPSLTKYLPVWGSILASGLLFAIAHLSLSEVLPLTALGIVLGVVYTRSRNLLAPMLLHSLWNSGTLISLFLLGSGN
- a CDS encoding cysteine desulfurase yields the protein MTYTPTRTLADKVRADFPILHQEINDKPLVYLDNAATSQKPLFVLNALRDYYEQYNSNVHRGAHTLSAKATDAYEGARDKIAKFINAASRQEIVYTRNASEAINLVAYSWGMNNLKVGDEIILSVMEHHSNIVPWQFVAQKTGAVLKFVELTPEQTLNLEQFKQLITEKTKLVSIVHVSNTLGCINPVAEIAKIAHRYGAKFLVDACQSVPHMPVDVQQIDCDWLVASGHKMCAMTGIGFLYGKLELLEAMPPFFGGGEMIAEVYLDHSTYAELPHKFEAGTPAIGEAIALGAAIDYLTNIGMDKIHAYEAELTAYLFQELAKIPQVTIYGPKPNAQGEGRAALAAFTVEGVHANDLSTLLDQEGVAIRSGHHCTQPLHRHMGLPATARVSLSFYNTREEIDVFIKALKETIDFFAGIFG
- a CDS encoding Uma2 family endonuclease, with the translated sequence MLIQSTPAEQRTVLQNVSWETFEALLRDTGEDRGSRFAYDCGTLEIITPLFEHENPKIQFDRLIFALVEELDLEIKSAGSTTLKLPLAKRGIEPDNCYYIQNEFRVRGKEKLNLETDPPPDLAIEIDITSSSVNKFNIYSALGIAELWRYDGQNLKFYHLVEGQYIEHEFSLAFPIVSVNDISKFIPQSKSMGEIALLKSFRVWVRENMK
- a CDS encoding TM2 domain-containing protein; its protein translation is MANLNPTQTHKQLLASYCGIIFGGFGVHKFILGYAPEGFIMLVISVVGGTFSYGMTLLIMQLVGLIEGMIYLNKTPEQFVDTYIVNKQRWF